The nucleotide sequence GTCACCGGGGCCTTCAACCTCATCGTCCACCCGGCCGACAGCCTGTCCAACGTCGGCAAATCCTTCTCCCGGGCCACCACCAAAAGCGACCGGCCCACCGGCGACGACGGGACCATGGGCGAACTGCTCGGCTACAACCGGGCCAAGCGCGAATACGCCAAGGCCTTTGGCGTCAATCCCTACTCCGACGACCCGGTGCTCCAAAAATCCCTCAAGCGGCTGGCCGGAGCCGGCTTCTTCGGCTCGTTTGCCGCCTCGGCCGCCATCCCCGGCGGCGCGGCGTTCACGTTCATCAACAACGCCAACCTCACCCCCCAAAGCGCCGTGGACGTCTCCATCCCGCCCGAGGATCTCTTTGCCTCCAACCGCGAACGCCTCAAAGCCATGGGCGTTTCCCCGGAACAGGCGGAACTCTTTGTGGAAAACCCCAACTTCGACCCCATCCTGCAGACCCGTTTCGTGCTGGCGCTCGACCGCATGACCAACGTCGCCGGCCGGCCGGCCTTCGTGAAGTTCGCGCTATTCACCAACAACGCCGATCTGGCCTTTTTCCGCACCCGCATGGCCGAACTATACGCCAACCTCAACGCCACCACTGATCCCATTAAAAGCTTCATCACCGCCGGCAAGTTCGTTCTGGCCGAGACCCAAAACGGCGGCATCCTGGCCGCCTTCCCCCTGGACTACCTGGCCTGGACCCCGGGTGTGGCCGATATCGCCGCCATCCTCGGCGACGCCGCCACAGCCAAGGGCGCCAAGATCAAAAAGCTCGTCATCGCCGGCGAAGTCAGCCCCATGGCCGCCAAAGCCCTCAAAAAAGGCGGCTGGACCTTGGTCCAACTCCGCGAAGGCCTGCGCGCTTCGCGGTAAGGGCGAGAGAGAAGAGAAGAAAAGAGGAAGAGTGCCTCCGGCGGCCAAAGGGGCTGAGCCCCTTTGGAAACCCCACCAGGGTCATGGGGGGGCCGAAGCGGCGGGGGTACTATTTGATGCGCGTGGAAAGGGCCGTGACGAAAAATCGTCACGGCCCTTTGCGTGTTGTGTCGTGACCTTAAAACGACGCGGCGGAAGCCGTGGGGATTCAGGTCGTTGACCCGGCCGGTTCGGCAGGCTTGTCACCCAGGCCGGGCAGGCCGGCCACGCCGGGCGCGCCGTATTCCACCGCGTGCAGGCAAAGCCCCTGGGCCGGGGCCGTGCCCGGCGCGCGCCGCCGGTCGCCGGCCGCAAGCAAGGTCGCTACGTCCTCGGCCGTCGCCTTGCCCCGCCCCACGGCCACCAGCGCCCCCATGAGGTTGCGCACCATCTGCTTGAGAAATCCCTCGCCGTGAAACCGCCAGACCGTCTCGTCCGGGCCGGTCCCGGCCAGACGCGACACGTCCCAGACCCGGCGCACCGTGGAATGGACGTCGGTGCCGGCGTTCTGGAAGGCGGCGAAATCGTGCTCCCCGACAAAAAGCCCGGCGCAGGCCTCCATGGCCGCCACGTCGAGGGTCCCGTAGCGTCCCACGTCCCAAACGTAGGGCCGCCGCCAGGGCAGCACATGCCCGGGCCGCGTCCACAACGTATAGCGATATTCCTTGCCCGTGGCGTCAAAGCGGGAATGAAAATCCGGGGCGACCAGCCGCGCCTCGGTCACGGCCACGTCCTTGGGCAGAAGCGCGGTGAGCGCCTTGCCCCAGGGCAGCCCGGCCCGATGCTCGGGCACGTCGGCATGGGCCACCTGGGCCAGGGCGTGGACCCCGGAGTCGGTGCGCCCGGCCCCGTGGACCCGCACAGGCTGGCCGCACAGGGTCGCCAGCGCCTCCTCCAGACAGCCCTGGACCGTGCGTCCCCCGCCGGCCGCCTGGATCTGCCAGCCGGCGAAGTCCGTGCCGTCGTAGGCCAGGGTCAGCCGCAACCGCGCCATGCCTACTCGGCCTGGGGCGGCAGTTGCATGGAGGTGAGCATTTCGGTCAGCCCGGCCGCCTTCTTGGCTTCCATGTTGTTGAGCACGTCGCCGGCCTGACGTCCGCGCATCCCTGCCAGAATTTTGACCGCGATGGCGTTGTCCAGGGTCTCCAGCACCTTGGCCGCCTGCTTGGCGTTCATGTTGGAATAGACGTCGATCAGGTGCTTCAGCTTCTGGTCCTTGATGCCCTTGGCTTCCTCAAGCATGGCCTTGAGGTTCGTTTCCATGTCCTTGAGCTTGGTCATGCGGTTCCCCAACTCCGCTTCCAAGGTCTTGAGCGACTGTTCGCGCTGGTCCAGCTCGTCCTGGCGCTTGAGCAGGGCATTGACGTCGGGCGAGCCGGGCGTGGGGGCCGCCGGCGCGGGGCTGGGCGGCACGGTGGCCGGCGGCAGCGGATTTTGCTGGGCCAGGACCGGGACCGGACCGGCCAGGGGGCCGGGCAAGGGCGCGACAGGCAGGCGCGGAGCCGTGGCCACGGGCGCGGGCGGATCGGGCAGGAGCATGTCCAGGCCCATGAACACGAGGATGCCGAGCTTGATGGCGGCCAGCATCACGAACACGCCGAGCACCTTGGTGGCCCGGGGGGCGATGCGGCCGGCCAGCCGTTCGCAGGCGGTCACAAACCGTTCGCCCATGTCAGTAAACCGGCGGCTGGTAGCGGATGGACGCCATGTCGTCGTTCTCGTTCTGCTCGGCGAGCTTTTCTTGCTGGGCATGGCGTTCCGCCTTATTGGACTTGAGTTTTTCCAAAAGTTTCTTGTCTTTGGAGCGCGTCACCAGGGTACGGCGGCAGCGTTCCCGGACCTCTTCCAGTTCGGCCAGCTTCACCTGCCCGGTCTGGATGTCGGCCACCAGCCGTTTGCGGTAGGCCTGCCAGAGCCACAGCTCCTCGGGCGTCACCACGGCCTTTTGCGACATGGACGCCTCGCGGGCGTTTTTTTCATTGATGATGCGGTCGACTTCCCGCTGCTTGGCCGTGCAGGCGGCGCTGGCCTTGCCAAGCTCCATCTTGGCCCGCTCTTCCAGCTGGCCCCGGATGTCGAGCACACGCTCAAGGTTGAATCGAAAAGGTTTGGCCACATCGCACCTGCCGGGATTTTGTCAGTCTGGCCGCCTACTTTGCAAGACACGGGCCAGTCTTAGAGCAATCCCCCGGCCAGGGCGCACAGTTCCCCGGCCACAATGGCCGCGCCCAAAAAATCGCCGTTGATGCCGCCCTGCTCCCGGGCAAGCGCGGCCAGCCGCCACAGCACCACCCCGCATAGCGCCGCGCCCCAGGCCGCCGCCCAAAGCCCGCCGGCCGCCGCCAGCGCGGCCAGCCCCAAAAGCACCGAAAAGCCCGTAGCCCTGCGCGTCGCCCCGGGCAGGCACAGCGATCCCAGGCCCGGCCGGCCCAGATCCCGGCAACAGCGCATGAGCGCCACGGCCAGCGCTCGCCCGGCCACCGGCGCGGCGGCCAGAAGCCAGACCTTGCCCACGCCCAAAAGCTCGGCCCCCAAAGCCGTCTGGCCGACCAGGGCCACCGCAATGGCCATGCCGCCAAAGGCCCCGATGCGGCTATCTTTCATAATGGCGAAAAACCGCTCGCCCCGGGTGAAGCTGCCCCAGGCGTCGGCCACGTCGGCAAACCCGTCGAGATGCAGACCGCGTGTGAGCGCCAGATTGCCCACGGCGTAGGCAAAGGCCCCGGCCAGGGGATGGCCGCCGAAAAGCCCCAGCGCCAAGGGCACGGCCAAAACCAGCCCCAGCGTCGCGCCGACCAGCGGAAAACATGGCACGCAGGCCGCCATGTCCGGGTCGCGCACCGCCGGCCCCAGCCGGGTCAGAAATCCCAAGGCCGCCAGATAATGCCGCCAAATGCTCACGCGCCGCCCTCCGGCAACCAGAATTCCAGAAAATCGCCCCGCGACAGCCCCAAAGCCGCCGCTGCCGAGCCGTCCCGCACCGCCAGCTCCAGATAGCCCTGGCTGCCGGCCAGAAACCCCACCACGCCCGACGAAAGCTCGCCATAGGTCGCCGCCCGGGCCAGCTCCCGGCCCACGGGCGCGATCAGCCGGGCCTGGCGGAAATTCCCGAAACGCTCCACGTCGCAGCTCGTGACCACATTGCCGAAAACATCGACGGACAACACCCGGGACGAAACCGCCTCGCCCCGCCGCTTGGCCGACAAGCCCGGCAGCGCGACCAGCGCCTCCCAAGACAACTGCGGCCCAAGCTGCTCGATGGCGTCACCGGCCGCCAACCGGGCCGCCAACGGCGCGAACACGTCGCGCCCGTGAAACGTGGCGCTGGCCGGGGCCAGATGCGGCGTGGCGTCATAGGCGCGCACCGCCTCGGCCCGGGCCAAGGCCAAGGTCAAAAGCCCGTTGTCCGGGGCCAGCACGAACCGCCCGTCCAGCTCCGCCGCGATGATCCGCCGGGCCGTGCCCACGCCCGGATCGACCACCGCAGCCACAACCGCCCCCGGCGGCAGCCACGGCAACGTCGCGGCCAGAAAAAACGACGCCTGGGCCACGTCGCCCATGGCCACGCCATGGCTCACGTCAAGCAGCATCGCCCACGGCGCGGCGCAGGCCAGCACCGCCTTCATCTGGCCCACATACGGGTCGGACAACCCGAAATCCGTCAACAACGCAATCAGCGGCGCTCGCTGCATGGCCCGTCTCCTTGGCTGGGGCGCTGCCCATCACCGGGCGCTGCCCGGACCCGCACGGGCGCTGCCCGTGACCCGCTGGAACGCTGTCCCATACCCGGCCAGGGCTTTGCCCTGGACCCACCGGGCTCTGCCCGGACCCGGCAGGGCGCTGCCCTGCACCCGCCGGGGGGCTCAGCCCCCCGGACCCCCGACCTGGGCGGCGGACGGCGGGGATGGTTCGGACCGCGATGGCCCCAAGATTTGGGTCGGGATTCGGGCCGATGCTGCCGCCGCTGGCGCGGCAGGCTCATCGGCCCGAATCCCGACCCCAACCAGCCGGCGACGCCCCAAAGCCGGCGTCGCATGTGTAGAGGAAGAACTTTTGGGAAGCAACGGCGGCGGATTAAAGACTCGCGAGAAACGGGGGCCGGTTTGCTGTCGGGACGCCACTAACGCAACCCAATGTCTTTCCCGGGCGAACCGGGGCGTCGGAATGGGTCGTCGCCGAACTCCCGGCGCAAGCCGGGTGTATCGGCGGCGGCCCATTCCGACGCCCCATGCGGCGCAGCCGCCCAGCGCGCCAGCGCCTCTTTTCCCCGCACGCACCACGCCGCTCGGCCCGTGTGCGACTCCCCCAAGACAGCTAGTGTCCGGGCGCTCATTGCAACCGCGTCTTCAGACTCCGCTCGTGACCCCCTGCCCGCTACATACAGCCAGGGGGCCGGAAATCTTCCGCGCAGCCGCGTCTTCTGCGCCAGCTTGTGGCTCCCCGGCCCGCCACAGACGGCCAGGGGGTCCGGGGGGATTATCCCCCCGGCGGGTCCGGGCAGCGCCCGGCGGGTGCAGGGCGGAGCCCTGCCGGGTCACGGGCAGCACCCGTGCGGGTCCAGGGCAGCGCCCTGGCAGGTGCAGGACAGCGTCCTGCCGGGTCCAGGGCAGCGCCCTGGCGTTATTTATTGTCTATTGCCGGTGCCGCAGCCGGAGCGCACGGACTGACAGTAGGCGACGCAGGCCTTGTCGCCGCGACATTTGGCGACGCAGGACTGGTACTGTTTGGCGCACTGTTCGGGGGTTTCGGGCGCGCTGTTGCCCAGGGAGTTAAGCATTTGCTGGGTGACTTGGATGGTGGGCAGGTTGGGTTGGACGGCGATGCCGTTTTGGACTTGCATGACGGCGCCGCAGGTCAGGTAGCATTGGGGCACGGCGGCATTGCACACGACGCTGGGGTCGTGGTTGGCGCCGTAGGGCATGACGATGGCGGCCAGGGGCATGCCGTCGGGTTTGACGCAGTAGAACTGGCTTTGGGCGTTTGCGGCGGCGGCGACGAGCAGCAGGCCGACGAGGACGGCGGGAGCGAAAAGACGTTTCATGGCGATACCTCCTTGCGGGGACGGTTCTCCGCTATCCGTGGGGTACAACAACTTCTGGCTGTTGTCATGAATTTCGGGTAGGGGAAAACGCGTTGCGGGCGGGGTCGGCGCTCGTTCAAAAATGGGCAAGCCCCGTTGACTTTTGGCGGGCGACCATGCTAGGCCGTCGGGACTTGTGAACTTGTGCACGAGCACCGGCTAAGCGGGCCGCGGGGCGTGTCGCCTGTCGCAAGGCAGGAGCCTTTGAAATGCTTGGCAAGTTGATCAAGGACAAGGCGGTTCGGGAGTCCATCGCCTCGGCATCGGTGGTGGGTCTCAATCTGGTGTCGGCCACCTTTGTGGGGCTGCTCATCGGCTGGTGGCTGGACCGCTGGCTTGGAACCGGCCCTTGGCTTTTATTGACGTTTTTGATTCTGGGCATTGCCGCCGGATTCAAGAACATGGTGCTTGAGGTTCGAAAGATTCAGAAGGCTGACGCCGAGGAACACCAAGAGCATGGGCAAGATGATGCAAAACCTTAGGGATGGGCTGGATCGCTGGTTGTACCGGCGGGGCTACGTGCATCCCGAGGTGCGCGAGTTGGTGCGCAACCAGCTTGTGCTGACGGCGCTTGTCTGCGTCGCCTGTCTGCCTTTTGCCGGTGTTTCGGTGGCGGCTTGGTCGTTTGCGGCCGGCACGGCCATCATCACGGCCAATTTCTGTTCCCTGGCCAAGTTCGGCCAGCGGATCACCGGTTTTGGGAACAAGCGCGAGGCCATAGCGGCGGTGCTGGCCCGGTTTTACTTCCGGCTGGCCCTTACTGGCCTTGTGCTTTTCGGTTTGATCGTCTGGTTTGGGGCTACGCCGTTGCCGCTTCTGGCCGGCATCGCCACGGTGGTGGTCAATTTCATCGTCTGGGGCGTCGCGCGCCACGCCGGCTCCAAGACGCACCAAACGCTTACGGGAAAGGAGGCATAGGACATGGCTGGTGGGTTGCCGCATCCGGTTCTGCTCGTCGACGAGGCCGCGAAGAGCGTTGGGCTGTATAAGCTCAACGACGTCTTCCACGCCCAGGTCATCGATTCCAACGTGATTTACGCCTGGTTTGCCATGGTCCTGCTCATCATCCTGGGCACGCTGGCCACACGCAAACTGGCCATGGTTCCCAGCGGACTGCAGAACTTCTTCGAAGTTGTGGTCGGCGGCCTTGAGTCCTTCGTCGTCGAGAACATCGGCGAAAAAGGCCGCAAGGTGTATCCGTTCCTGTGCGCCCTGTTCCTGTTCATCATCACCGGCAACCTCATCGGTCTGGTGCCGGGCCTTGATTCCCCGACCAACAACGTGAACACCAACGCCGCCATGGCCTTGACCGTGTTCGCCTACTACAATTTCTGGGGCATCCGCATGTGGGGCGCCGGCTACATCAAGCACTTCATGGGCCCCTTCTGGTGGCTCGTGCCGCTCATGCTGCCCATCGAAATCATCTCGCACCTGGCCCGGCCGCTTTCGCTCACGCTGCGTCTTTTCGGCAACATCCGCGGCGAGGAAATCGTTCTGGTCCTGCTTTTCGCCCTGGCTCCGGTGGTCGGCACCTTCCCGATGTACTTCCTGTTCTCGCTGGCCGACTGCATCCAGGCCTTCGTGTTCTTCATGCTGGCCATGATCTACCTCAAGGGATCGCTGGACCACGCGCACTAGGATTGGGGGAAATGGTCCTTAGGACCGTAACTTTAAACACCTGTTTTTCAGGAGGATCGACATGCGTAAGGCTTTCATGACCATCTTCGCGACCGCTGCCCTGCTCGCCCTTGCTTCCGTGGCCTTCGCCGCCGACACCGCCGGCGCCATGGGCGCCATCGGCACCATCTCCTGGGCCACCGCCATCGGCATGGGCCTGGCCGCCGCCGGCTGCGGTCTTGGTCAGGGTCTGGGCCTGAAGGCCGCCTGCGAAGGCACCGCTCGCAACCCCGAGGCCGGCGGCAAAATCACCGTCACCCTGATCCTCGGCATGGCCTTCATCGAATCCCTGGCCATTTACGCCCTGGTCGTCTGCCTGATCCTGCTCTTCGCCCACCCCTTCGCGAAGATCATCACCGGCTAATGACTGCATGATCGAAAGGAGGCCGGGAGCCCCGGCCTCCTTTTTTTTTCCCAGCAACCTGCACGCGCAAACGAGTGACGCCTTGAAAAGCGAACACATCCCCAAGGCCACGATCAAACGGCTGGCCATGTACGTGCAAGTGCTCGAGACCCTCAAGCGCGAAGGCTCCCAAGTCGTCTCCTCCGAGCTTCTCGCCCGCACCTGCTCCGTCAATCCGTCCCAGATCCGCAAAGACCTCGCCTACTTCGGCGAATTCGGCGTCCGTGGCGTCGGCTACCACGTCCAGGACCTCATCTATTCCATCAAGCACTCCCTGGGCGTTGATCGCGTTTGGAAGTGCGCCCTGGTCGGCATCGGCAATCTGGGCAAGGCGCTGCTGCGCCATCAGGATTTCAAATTTCGCGGCTTCGACATCGTCGGCGCTTTCGATTGCGACCCCTTCAAGATTGGTGAGGAAATCTCCGGCCTGGAAGTGGTCTGTACCCGCCGTCTCAAGGATGCGGTCAAGGAACTGGGCATCGAGATCGGCCTTATCACCACGCCGGTCAACCGGGCCCAGCGCGCCACGAATTTCCTCATCGAAGCCGGCGTCAAGGGCATCATCAACTACTCCCCGGCCATGCTCACCGTGCCGCCCGACGTGTACGTGGAATACGTCGATTTCTTCCACCATTTCTATTCCGTGGCCTTTTCCATCACTCTCGACCGCCATCAGGACCGCATGGGCGGCGACGAAGACGATTAGCCGCCCCGCTCCCGTGGCCCAGGCGGCTTGCAATTCCCGGCTTCGGCCGGGTTTCTTTTTTGCCCCCGGGTAAAATACAGCCCAATACCATGCAACACCAGCCACCGCACATCCTCGGCAAAGGCGTTTTCAAGGCCGCCTTATCCCTGACGCTGCCCATCGCCATGGGCTATGTGCCTGTCGGCATGGCCTACGGCGTGCTGGCCGGCAAGGCGGGCTTGTCGGCGGTAAACGTCCTGCTCATGTCC is from Solidesulfovibrio magneticus RS-1 and encodes:
- the truA gene encoding tRNA pseudouridine(38-40) synthase TruA, which codes for MARLRLTLAYDGTDFAGWQIQAAGGGRTVQGCLEEALATLCGQPVRVHGAGRTDSGVHALAQVAHADVPEHRAGLPWGKALTALLPKDVAVTEARLVAPDFHSRFDATGKEYRYTLWTRPGHVLPWRRPYVWDVGRYGTLDVAAMEACAGLFVGEHDFAAFQNAGTDVHSTVRRVWDVSRLAGTGPDETVWRFHGEGFLKQMVRNLMGALVAVGRGKATAEDVATLLAAGDRRRAPGTAPAQGLCLHAVEYGAPGVAGLPGLGDKPAEPAGSTT
- a CDS encoding MotE family protein, with the translated sequence MGERFVTACERLAGRIAPRATKVLGVFVMLAAIKLGILVFMGLDMLLPDPPAPVATAPRLPVAPLPGPLAGPVPVLAQQNPLPPATVPPSPAPAAPTPGSPDVNALLKRQDELDQREQSLKTLEAELGNRMTKLKDMETNLKAMLEEAKGIKDQKLKHLIDVYSNMNAKQAAKVLETLDNAIAVKILAGMRGRQAGDVLNNMEAKKAAGLTEMLTSMQLPPQAE
- the fliJ gene encoding flagellar export protein FliJ gives rise to the protein MAKPFRFNLERVLDIRGQLEERAKMELGKASAACTAKQREVDRIINEKNAREASMSQKAVVTPEELWLWQAYRKRLVADIQTGQVKLAELEEVRERCRRTLVTRSKDKKLLEKLKSNKAERHAQQEKLAEQNENDDMASIRYQPPVY
- a CDS encoding adenosylcobinamide-GDP ribazoletransferase produces the protein MSIWRHYLAALGFLTRLGPAVRDPDMAACVPCFPLVGATLGLVLAVPLALGLFGGHPLAGAFAYAVGNLALTRGLHLDGFADVADAWGSFTRGERFFAIMKDSRIGAFGGMAIAVALVGQTALGAELLGVGKVWLLAAAPVAGRALAVALMRCCRDLGRPGLGSLCLPGATRRATGFSVLLGLAALAAAGGLWAAAWGAALCGVVLWRLAALAREQGGINGDFLGAAIVAGELCALAGGLL
- a CDS encoding SAM hydrolase/SAM-dependent halogenase family protein, which encodes MQRAPLIALLTDFGLSDPYVGQMKAVLACAAPWAMLLDVSHGVAMGDVAQASFFLAATLPWLPPGAVVAAVVDPGVGTARRIIAAELDGRFVLAPDNGLLTLALARAEAVRAYDATPHLAPASATFHGRDVFAPLAARLAAGDAIEQLGPQLSWEALVALPGLSAKRRGEAVSSRVLSVDVFGNVVTSCDVERFGNFRQARLIAPVGRELARAATYGELSSGVVGFLAGSQGYLELAVRDGSAAAALGLSRGDFLEFWLPEGGA
- a CDS encoding AtpZ/AtpI family protein; its protein translation is MLGKLIKDKAVRESIASASVVGLNLVSATFVGLLIGWWLDRWLGTGPWLLLTFLILGIAAGFKNMVLEVRKIQKADAEEHQEHGQDDAKP
- a CDS encoding ATP synthase subunit I, which produces MGKMMQNLRDGLDRWLYRRGYVHPEVRELVRNQLVLTALVCVACLPFAGVSVAAWSFAAGTAIITANFCSLAKFGQRITGFGNKREAIAAVLARFYFRLALTGLVLFGLIVWFGATPLPLLAGIATVVVNFIVWGVARHAGSKTHQTLTGKEA
- the atpB gene encoding F0F1 ATP synthase subunit A yields the protein MAGGLPHPVLLVDEAAKSVGLYKLNDVFHAQVIDSNVIYAWFAMVLLIILGTLATRKLAMVPSGLQNFFEVVVGGLESFVVENIGEKGRKVYPFLCALFLFIITGNLIGLVPGLDSPTNNVNTNAAMALTVFAYYNFWGIRMWGAGYIKHFMGPFWWLVPLMLPIEIISHLARPLSLTLRLFGNIRGEEIVLVLLFALAPVVGTFPMYFLFSLADCIQAFVFFMLAMIYLKGSLDHAH
- the atpE gene encoding ATP synthase F0 subunit C — translated: MRKAFMTIFATAALLALASVAFAADTAGAMGAIGTISWATAIGMGLAAAGCGLGQGLGLKAACEGTARNPEAGGKITVTLILGMAFIESLAIYALVVCLILLFAHPFAKIITG
- a CDS encoding redox-sensing transcriptional repressor Rex, with amino-acid sequence MKSEHIPKATIKRLAMYVQVLETLKREGSQVVSSELLARTCSVNPSQIRKDLAYFGEFGVRGVGYHVQDLIYSIKHSLGVDRVWKCALVGIGNLGKALLRHQDFKFRGFDIVGAFDCDPFKIGEEISGLEVVCTRRLKDAVKELGIEIGLITTPVNRAQRATNFLIEAGVKGIINYSPAMLTVPPDVYVEYVDFFHHFYSVAFSITLDRHQDRMGGDEDD